The Parcubacteria group bacterium genome includes the window GGCTGCGGTTCCGCACCACTTGCTTGATATCGTTGAACCGGGTGATGACTTTAGCGTTGCCGGCTTCCAGCGCCTCGCGTGTGCCGCGATTGGCGATATTTTGGAACGCAACAAGATCCCCTTTCTGGCGGGCGGCACTGCCTTGTACGCGTACGCGGTGATTGATAACTACCAACTGGCGGACGTGCCACCGAATCCAAAACTCCGGAACGAGCTCGCAGCAAAATCCCTGGCAGAGCTCCAGGCAATGGTTCCGCCAGGCATACTGAATGAAGATGACTATCAAAACCCGCGCCGCCTCATCCGCGCCATAGAAAAGCTGCGCGCCGGCGCATCACTCGGTTCGGACAAATTGCCTCCGCGGTATGATGCGCTGATTCTTGGAATTGATGTGCCGCGAGAAGAGCTCTACAAAAAAATTGACCAGCGCGTTGATGAGCGCATTGAACAGGGCATGATTGAGGAGGTTGAGCGGCTGCGGCAAAATGGCGTGAGTGACGAATGGCTGGTTAATCTCGGCCTTGAGTATGCGTGGATTACCGAGCATCTGCAGGGCGCCTGGCCAAAAGACAAAATGATTGAGCGCTTGAAAGGCGCCATCCACGCCTTTGCGCGCCGCCAGATGGCGTGGTTCAACCGCGACCAGCGCATCCACTGGGTGCAAAGTACAGAAGAAGCCCGAAGCGCGGTGCGCGAATTTCTTGCGTAAAAAAAGAGGCCTGACTCGGAACATTGAGTCAGGCCGCGCCGCGAAACCAGGCGCGCCTAGCAGGCGCACAAGTTTCGGAAAGCGGCTTTGAGCGCGTGCGCGAGCGGCGCCACGGAAGGGGGCAGCTTATTCAGTGGCACATCCTGATGCTTCAACAACCACTGAATCCTCTCGCAGGTCTCTGCGTCAAAACTGCCGCAAGCGGCAAGGTAATCGTACGCATGCATCGCAGGCGATGCATGCTGCCACATGCGCAAACACGCGGTCAGAAGTTCTACTCTCTGTCCGTGCGTAAGCTCCCCGTTGAGACTACTGCGTCCCGGCATTCTACGAATCTCCCCGAATTCGTATGGTGAACGACTGGCCGCATGAGTATTGGGCGGCCAGGGCTTCGTACTGCGTACTCTGCTTGGCGTGCGTTCTCCGTTTTGAAAGGACAAAAAACGGCTTCCCGTCAGGGAAGCCGATGTTCGTGAAATAATGAAATGCCGGTGTTGCCGGAGCAGAAACCCGGCTTGTTCGTCTTATGCTTTGTCTTGTTGTTCCGGGGCATTTCTACCAGTATACTCCCTGCCCCACTGCCGCGCAAATCCCGCTTGTGGACAACTTTGACGCGGAGCATCTTCGCGATCCCGTCACTGCCGCTTGAGCGCTTTTTTGAGCAGTTTTGCCGCGAGAACCGGATCAGCCTTGCCGCGGGCCTCCTTCATCACCTGGCCCACAAAATACTGGAACACCGCCTTTTTGCCGGAGCCATACTCTGCCGCCTGCAAGGGGTTATTTTTGACGACCCCTGCGACAATGCCGGGAAGCGCACCCGAATCTCCCATGGCGCCCAAATCCTTTGACTCCAAAATATCCGTCGGGTCCCCGCCGGTTTTAACCATCTCCGAAAGTATGACCTGCGCGTTCGCTGCATTGACGCGCGACTGGTGCACCAGGGTGATGAGTTCAGCCATATTCTCGGGCGTGATCTTGATGTCCGCGATTGATGAACCGGCCGTGCGCAAAACGCCGAGCAGTTTGGACAAGAGCCAGCTTGAAACTAATCGCGCGAGTTTTTTCTTGTCCTGTTCCCATGCTTCTTCGCTGCTTTGGTCCGGGTCAAGCAAGGTAAGCCACACCTTGAGCTCGGAAATCACCTCCTCGCCGAAGCGTGCGAGCGCGCGATCAGACGCAA containing:
- the miaA gene encoding tRNA (adenosine(37)-N6)-dimethylallyltransferase MiaA; the encoded protein is MAKPKLIAILGPTASGKSTLAIGLAQKFGGEIISADSRQVYRGLDIGAGKVTIGEQAAVPHHLLDIVEPGDDFSVAGFQRLACAAIGDILERNKIPFLAGGTALYAYAVIDNYQLADVPPNPKLRNELAAKSLAELQAMVPPGILNEDDYQNPRRLIRAIEKLRAGASLGSDKLPPRYDALILGIDVPREELYKKIDQRVDERIEQGMIEEVERLRQNGVSDEWLVNLGLEYAWITEHLQGAWPKDKMIERLKGAIHAFARRQMAWFNRDQRIHWVQSTEEARSAVREFLA